In a single window of the Syngnathus typhle isolate RoL2023-S1 ecotype Sweden linkage group LG19, RoL_Styp_1.0, whole genome shotgun sequence genome:
- the LOC133144001 gene encoding cyclic nucleotide-gated cation channel beta-3-like yields MFAKLKGVLGGPQPPASGGAPDPAPVSAPTPAPPPAAAASKDKESPAKENVNKPQDPAPAPPPAAPPANPDQIGAEGKEEASPPPVVINQYSDEQLRSIVKRLRERLQIYKEKVTDQYASSPEISPPVTPLLRKGHYAQLVEERKRQAEEERIKKEEAEKKKKEEQEKKKKENEQKKKEEEEKKKLEAKEKEDKKDFRTVLKEKMWAYVDVFLKPFEEYMDPVLGSTIDPFTDRRYIAWLSLVTLAFNYNAWFVTARLCFPYHADWAIPWWLAMDLLADCIYLMDSIIFQSRKQFVKAGDIIKDGKMAKKNYRETERFMADIVSVLPFDLLYFQFGFKSIFRANRLLKVDTFFEFSDRLESIMAKAYIWRVIRTIGYLLFALHINACVYYVASDYQGIGQTKWVYSGLGSAYLRCYYYAVRSLINIGGLNEPHTVFEITFQMTNFFTGVFVFSSLIGQMRDVIGAATAGQTYFRSSMDSTVAYMVTNRIPSLVQNRVRTWYTYTWDAQGMLDESDLLDKMPLVMRTAIAVDINLTTFQKIDLFKGCDQQMLVDMLLRLKSIIYLPGDFVVKKGDIGKEMYIIKSGAVQVVGGPDNSIVFVTLKAGCVFGEISLLQSSKDGGNRRTANVKAYGFANLFVLEKKDLFDILVHYPESQKVLARKGRKLMKAKGPAAAKADEEKKKGLALFGPKPPTPKLLRAMRGALNKSMMDKLKSAAT; encoded by the exons ATGTTTGCTAAATTAAAGGGAGTTCTTGGTGGCCCACAGCCACCAGCTAGCGGAGGAGCTCCTGACCCTGCTCCAGTTTCAGCACCgactcctgctcctcctccagctgcagCTGCAAgcaag GATAAAGAATCTCCTGCAAAGGAAAATGTGAACAAACCTCAGG ATCCTGCGCCAGCTCCGCCTCCTGCCGCACCTCCAGCGAACCCCgatcaaattggagcagaggg AAAAGAGGAAGCCAGCCCTCCGCCAGTCGTCATCAATCAGTATTCAGATGAGCAGCTCCGCTCCATAGTGAAGCGTTTGAGGGAGAGACTTCAAATCTACAAGGAGAAAGTCACTGATCAATATGCTTCATCACCAGAGATCAGCCCCCCTGTCA CACCGCTCTTACGCAAGGGCCACTACGCTCAACTCGTGGAAGAGAGGAAAAGGCAAGCGGAGGAGGAGCGGATCAAAAAGGAGGAggcggagaagaagaagaaggaagagcaggagaagaagaagaaagagaatgagcaaaaaaagaaggaagaggaggagaaaaagaaattggagGCAAAAGAGAAAGAAGACAAGAAAGACTTCAGGACTGTCTTGAAGGAGAAAATGTGGGCTTATGTGGATGTCTTTCTGAAGCCCTTCGAGGAGTACATGGACCCGGTTCTTGGAAGCACCATTGATCCTTTTACAG ATCGTCGCTACATTGCCTGGTTGAGCTTGGTGACTCTTGCCTTCAACTACAACGCCTGGTTCGTCACCGCCCGTCTCTGTTTCCCCTACCACGCCGACTGGGCCATCCCTTGGTGGTTGGCCATGGACCTGCTGGCTGACTGCATCTACCTGATGGACAGCATCATCTTCCAGTCCCGTAAACAGTTTGTCAAAGCGGGCGATATCATC AAAGATGGAAAGATGGCAAAGAAGAATTACAGAGAAACTGAGAGGTTTATG GCCGACATCGTGTCAGTGTTGCCCTTTGACCTACTCTACTTCCAATTTGGTTTCAAATCCATTTTCAGAGCCAACCGTTTGTTGAAG GTGGATACATTTTTCGAATTCAGCGACCGCCTGGAAAGTATCATGGCAAAGGCTTACATCTGGAG AGTTATTCGCACCATCGGCTATCTCCTCTTCGCACTCCACATCAACGCTTGCGTGTACTACGTAGCATCCGACTACCAGGGCATCGGTCAAACCAAGTGGGTCTACTCCGGACTGGGAAGTGC GTACCTGCGTTGTTACTACTACGCTGTCCGCAGTCTGATCAACATCGGGGGTCTAAATGAACCCCACACCGTCTTTGAGATAACGTTTCAGATGACAAACTTTTTCACGGGCGTCTTTGTGTTCTCCAGTCTGATCGGACAG ATGAGAGATGTTattggtgcagccacagcaggacAGACTTACTTCCGCTCGTCCATGGACAGCACAGTGGCCTACATGGTCACTAACCGCATCCCCTCCTTGGTCCAGAACCGTGTCCGCACTTGGTATACGTACACCTGGGATGCTCAGGGAATGCTGG ATGAGTCTGATCTGCTGGATAAGATGCCTTTGGTGATGAGAACGGCCATCGCTGTGGACATCAATCTGACCACTTTCCAAAAGATTGATCTTTTTAAG GGCTGTGACCAGCAGATGTTAGTGGACATGTTACTGAGACTCAAGTCGATCATCTATTTGCCTGGAGATTTTGTTGTCAAGAAA GGTGACATCGGTAAAGAGATGTACATCATCAAGAGCGGAGCGGTGCAGGTGGTGGGAGGACCTGACAACAGTATCGTCTTTGTCACACTTAAGGCTGGCTGCGTCTTTGGAGAGATCAG TCTGCTGCAGTCATCCAAAGATGGAGGCAACAGACGGACAGCAAATGTCAAAGCGTACGGCTTCGCTAATCTCTTTGTTTTAGAGAAAAAGGATTTGTTTGATATCCTGGTACACTACCCGGAGTCTCAGAAAGTCCTGGCCCGAAAGGGAAG GAAATTAATGAAAGCCAAGGGTCCAGCAGCAGCCAAAGCAGATGAGGAAAAGAAGAAAGGTCTGGCACTTTTTGGACCCAAGCCGCCCACACCCAAATTGCTGCGGGCCATGCGTGGTGCCTTGAACAAAAGCATGATGGACAAACTCAAG TCTGCTGCCACTTGA
- the LOC133143617 gene encoding cyclic nucleotide-gated cation channel beta-3-like isoform X2, translated as MFARLKALVGAPEPPPAGAAKPPEIKETDQPKAETKQEEPARENKKDEEKKEEPAKECQNKKEEEKKEEEPKKEEPKPVPAPEAPANPVSPEGAEGDDRAASPPPPPVVYSRCTDETLRWLVKTKRDKTELLKEKVIDPYATSPEITPPVTPILKKDEYHKLKEEERIAKEEAEKKKAEEAAKKAEEKKKKDEEKRLEAEKKAEEERIAEEALKKQKMLPDIHFTLLDILFRPVEEKLDTVLGSTIDPFTDRRYIAWLGIVALAYNYNIWFCTARLAFPFHNDTANRYWITLDFLSDLINVVDIMVWQPRLQFVKAGDIIKDRAMTKEHYRKSPRFKTDIISVLPFDLLCLYFEFSTIYRLNRFIRIESFFEFSDRLESVMAKAYIWRVARTTGYLLFSLHINACAFYVASVYQGLGTSTWVYNGNGTAYIRCYYFAVRSLINIGGLPEPTNTYEISFQMTNFFIGVFVFSSLIGQMRDVIGAATAGQTYFRASMDGCVSYMNTYTISKLVQNRVRTWYNYTWAAQGMLDESELLDKMPLVMRIAIAVDINLATFQKIALFQGCDQQMLVDMLLRLKSIIYLPGDFVVKKGDIGKEMYIIKSGAVQVVGGPDNSIVFVTLKAGCVFGEISLLQSAKDGGNRRTANVKAYGFANLFVLEKKDLFDILVHYPESQKVLARKGRKLTKAKQPAGAKDEEKPKGLAGFGPRPPTPKIMRAFANFRKLSKQQKE; from the exons ATGTTCGCAAGGTTAAAGGCGCTTGTTGGGGCTCCTGAGCCTCCACCAGCTGGAGCAGCTAAG CCTCCTGAAATCAAGGAGACCGACCAACCAAAAGCGGAGACAAAGCAAGAGGAACCagcaagagaaaacaaaaaagatgaggaaaagaAAGAGGAACCAGCAAAAGAATGCCAGAacaaaaaagaggaagaaaagaaagaggaagaacCCAAGAAAGAAGAACCAAAGCCAG ttcCTGCCCCAGAGGCTCCTGCAAATCCTGTCAGTCCAGAGGGAGCAGAAGG CGACGACAGAGCAGCAtcacctcctccacctcctgtgGTCTACTCCCGTTGCACAGACGAGACTCTCAGATGGTTGGTCAAAACAAAACGGGACAAAACGGAGTTGCTCAAAGAGAAAGTCATCGATCCGTACGCCACCTCTCCAGAAATCACCCCGCCTGTCA CGCCCATTCTGAAGAAGGATGAATACCACAAATTGAAAGAAGAGGAGCGGATAGCAAAAGAAGAAGCGGAGAAGAAGAAGGCGGAGGAGGCAGCCAAAAAGGCagaggagaaaaagaagaaggatGAGGAGAAAAGGCTGGAAGCTGAGAAAAAAGCAGAAGAGGAGAGAATAGCAGAAGAGGCCCTCAAGAAACAAAAGATGCTCCCAGATATTCATTTCACTTTGCTGGATATCCTCTTTCGACCTGTAGAAGAAAAACTGGATACTGTCCTGGGATCCACCATCGATCCTTTCACGG ATCGCCGTTACATCGCTTGGTTGGGCATCGTAGCGCTGGCGTACAACTACAATATTTGGTTCTGCACGGCCCGCTTGGCTTTCCCCTTCCATAACGACACGGCCAATCGATACTGGATCACTTTGGATTTTCTGAGCGACCTGATAAACGTTGTGGACATCATGGTTTGGCAGCCTCGACTTCAGTTTGTCAAAGCTGGTGATATTATT AAAGACCGGGCCATGACGAAGGAACATTATCGGAAATCACCTCGTTTTAAG ACTGACATCATCTCCGTCCTCCCCTTTGACCTTCTCTGCCTTTACTTTGAATTTTCTACCATTTACCGACTCAACCGCTTCATCAGG ATTGAGTCTTTCTTTGAATTCAGCGATCGACTTGAGAGTGTAATGGCCAAAGCTTACATCTGGAG AGTGGCTCGCACCACCGGCTACCTCCTCTTCAGCCTCCATATCAATGCGTGCGCTTTCTATGTCGCCTCAGTATACCAGGGCCTCGGCACCAGTACGTGGGTCTACAACGGAAACGGGACAGc GTACATCCGATGCTACTACTTTGCAGTGCGCAGCCTGATCAATATCGGCGGACTTCCCGAACCCACAAACACCTATGAGATCTCCTTTCAGATGACCAACTTTTTCATTGGTGTCTTTGTGTTCTCCAGCCTGATTGGCCAG ATGAGAGATGTCATTGGAGCGGCAACAGCAGGTCAAACGTATTTCCGGGCATCAATGGATGGCTGCGTATCTTACATGAACACTTACACAATTTCAAAGTTGGTCCAGAATAGAGTAAGGACCTGGTACAACTACACGTGGGCTGCTCAGGGCATGCTTG ACGAGTCCGAGCTGCTGGATAAAATGCCTCTGGTGATGAGAATCGCCATCGCTGTGGACATCAACCTGGCGACCTTCCAGAAGATTGCTCTCTTTCAG GGCTGTGACCAGCAGATGTTAGTGGACATGCTACTTCGGCTCAAATCAATTATTTATCTTCCTGGAGATTTTGTTGTGAAGAAA GGCGACATCGGTAAAGAGATGTACATCATCAAGAGCGGAGCGGTGCAAGTGGTGGGAGGACCTGACAACAGTATTGTTTTTGTCACACTAAAGGCTGGCTGCGTCTTTGGAGAGATCAG TTTGCTGCAGTCTGCCAAAGATGGAGGGAACAGACGGACGGCGAATGTCAAAGCGTACGGATTCGCTAATCTCTTTGTTTTAGAGAAAAAGGATTTGTTCGATATCCTGGTGCACTACCCGGAGTCTCAGAAGGTTCTGGCCCGAAAGGGAAG GAAATTGACCAAGGCCAAACAACCTGCAGGTGCTAAAGATGAGGAAAAGCCAAAAGGTCTGGCTGGCTTTGGCCCCAGACCACCAACACCA
- the LOC133143617 gene encoding cyclic nucleotide-gated cation channel beta-3-like isoform X1 encodes MFARLKALVGAPEPPPAGAAKPPEIKETDQPKAETKQEEPARENKKDEEKKEEPAKECQNKKEEEKKEEEPKKEEPKPVPAPEAPANPVSPEGAEGDDRAASPPPPPVVYSRCTDETLRWLVKTKRDKTELLKEKVIDPYATSPEITPPVTPILKKDEYHKLKEEERIAKEEAEKKKAEEAAKKAEEKKKKDEEKRLEAEKKAEEERIAEEALKKQKMLPDIHFTLLDILFRPVEEKLDTVLGSTIDPFTDRRYIAWLGIVALAYNYNIWFCTARLAFPFHNDTANRYWITLDFLSDLINVVDIMVWQPRLQFVKAGDIIKDRAMTKEHYRKSPRFKTDIISVLPFDLLCLYFEFSTIYRLNRFIRIESFFEFSDRLESVMAKAYIWRVARTTGYLLFSLHINACAFYVASVYQGLGTSTWVYNGNGTAYIRCYYFAVRSLINIGGLPEPTNTYEISFQMTNFFIGVFVFSSLIGQMRDVIGAATAGQTYFRASMDGCVSYMNTYTISKLVQNRVRTWYNYTWAAQGMLDESELLDKMPLVMRIAIAVDINLATFQKIALFQGCDQQMLVDMLLRLKSIIYLPGDFVVKKGDIGKEMYIIKSGAVQVVGGPDNSIVFVTLKAGCVFGEISLLQSAKDGGNRRTANVKAYGFANLFVLEKKDLFDILVHYPESQKVLARKGRKLTKAKQPAGAKDEEKPKGLAGFGPRPPTPKIMRAFANFRKLSVKSLNCCCCFFK; translated from the exons ATGTTCGCAAGGTTAAAGGCGCTTGTTGGGGCTCCTGAGCCTCCACCAGCTGGAGCAGCTAAG CCTCCTGAAATCAAGGAGACCGACCAACCAAAAGCGGAGACAAAGCAAGAGGAACCagcaagagaaaacaaaaaagatgaggaaaagaAAGAGGAACCAGCAAAAGAATGCCAGAacaaaaaagaggaagaaaagaaagaggaagaacCCAAGAAAGAAGAACCAAAGCCAG ttcCTGCCCCAGAGGCTCCTGCAAATCCTGTCAGTCCAGAGGGAGCAGAAGG CGACGACAGAGCAGCAtcacctcctccacctcctgtgGTCTACTCCCGTTGCACAGACGAGACTCTCAGATGGTTGGTCAAAACAAAACGGGACAAAACGGAGTTGCTCAAAGAGAAAGTCATCGATCCGTACGCCACCTCTCCAGAAATCACCCCGCCTGTCA CGCCCATTCTGAAGAAGGATGAATACCACAAATTGAAAGAAGAGGAGCGGATAGCAAAAGAAGAAGCGGAGAAGAAGAAGGCGGAGGAGGCAGCCAAAAAGGCagaggagaaaaagaagaaggatGAGGAGAAAAGGCTGGAAGCTGAGAAAAAAGCAGAAGAGGAGAGAATAGCAGAAGAGGCCCTCAAGAAACAAAAGATGCTCCCAGATATTCATTTCACTTTGCTGGATATCCTCTTTCGACCTGTAGAAGAAAAACTGGATACTGTCCTGGGATCCACCATCGATCCTTTCACGG ATCGCCGTTACATCGCTTGGTTGGGCATCGTAGCGCTGGCGTACAACTACAATATTTGGTTCTGCACGGCCCGCTTGGCTTTCCCCTTCCATAACGACACGGCCAATCGATACTGGATCACTTTGGATTTTCTGAGCGACCTGATAAACGTTGTGGACATCATGGTTTGGCAGCCTCGACTTCAGTTTGTCAAAGCTGGTGATATTATT AAAGACCGGGCCATGACGAAGGAACATTATCGGAAATCACCTCGTTTTAAG ACTGACATCATCTCCGTCCTCCCCTTTGACCTTCTCTGCCTTTACTTTGAATTTTCTACCATTTACCGACTCAACCGCTTCATCAGG ATTGAGTCTTTCTTTGAATTCAGCGATCGACTTGAGAGTGTAATGGCCAAAGCTTACATCTGGAG AGTGGCTCGCACCACCGGCTACCTCCTCTTCAGCCTCCATATCAATGCGTGCGCTTTCTATGTCGCCTCAGTATACCAGGGCCTCGGCACCAGTACGTGGGTCTACAACGGAAACGGGACAGc GTACATCCGATGCTACTACTTTGCAGTGCGCAGCCTGATCAATATCGGCGGACTTCCCGAACCCACAAACACCTATGAGATCTCCTTTCAGATGACCAACTTTTTCATTGGTGTCTTTGTGTTCTCCAGCCTGATTGGCCAG ATGAGAGATGTCATTGGAGCGGCAACAGCAGGTCAAACGTATTTCCGGGCATCAATGGATGGCTGCGTATCTTACATGAACACTTACACAATTTCAAAGTTGGTCCAGAATAGAGTAAGGACCTGGTACAACTACACGTGGGCTGCTCAGGGCATGCTTG ACGAGTCCGAGCTGCTGGATAAAATGCCTCTGGTGATGAGAATCGCCATCGCTGTGGACATCAACCTGGCGACCTTCCAGAAGATTGCTCTCTTTCAG GGCTGTGACCAGCAGATGTTAGTGGACATGCTACTTCGGCTCAAATCAATTATTTATCTTCCTGGAGATTTTGTTGTGAAGAAA GGCGACATCGGTAAAGAGATGTACATCATCAAGAGCGGAGCGGTGCAAGTGGTGGGAGGACCTGACAACAGTATTGTTTTTGTCACACTAAAGGCTGGCTGCGTCTTTGGAGAGATCAG TTTGCTGCAGTCTGCCAAAGATGGAGGGAACAGACGGACGGCGAATGTCAAAGCGTACGGATTCGCTAATCTCTTTGTTTTAGAGAAAAAGGATTTGTTCGATATCCTGGTGCACTACCCGGAGTCTCAGAAGGTTCTGGCCCGAAAGGGAAG GAAATTGACCAAGGCCAAACAACCTGCAGGTGCTAAAGATGAGGAAAAGCCAAAAGGTCTGGCTGGCTTTGGCCCCAGACCACCAACACCA